The following proteins come from a genomic window of Gossypium raimondii isolate GPD5lz chromosome 5, ASM2569854v1, whole genome shotgun sequence:
- the LOC105771411 gene encoding universal stress protein PHOS32: MGRTGARLPGFCLNRIRPHVRVKSPPIQAKPNLDSSKTDQKDEISGKVGEDKSRNGEKTGFLIGRKIMIVVDSSIEAKGALQWALSHTVQCHDTLVLLHVTKPSKQVPNTNEDHDKSRAPRACEPVYSLQNMSKQKRPEVEVEVAVVEGKEKGLTIVEEAKKQGVALLVLGQKKKSMTWRLVMMWAGSRMTGGVVEYCIQNATCMAVAVRRKSKKLGGYLITTKRHKDFWLLA, encoded by the exons ATGGGAAGAACAGGGGCAAGGTTGCCAGGTTTCTGTCTAAACAGGATTAGGCCTCATGTTAGAGTGAAGTCTCCTCCAATTCAAGCCAAGCCTAATCTGGATTCTTCTAAAACTGATCAAAAAGATGAAATTAGTGGCAAAGTTGGGGAAGATAAATCCAGAAATGGAGAAAAAACTGGGTTTTTAATTGGAAGGAAAATCATGATCGTGGTTGATTCCAGCATCGAAGCAAAGGGAGCTTTACAGTGGGCACTTTCTCACACCGTTCAGTGTCACGACACTCTTGTTCTTCTTCATGTCACAAAGCCTTCAAAACAAG TGCCAAATACAAATGAAGATCATGACAAGAGCAGAGCCCCAAGGGCATGTGAACCTGTTTACTCCCTCCAAAACATGAGCAAGCAGAAGAGACCCGAG GTTGAAGTAGAGGTGGCAGTGGTGGAGGGGAAAGAGAAAGGTCTAACAATAGTGGAAGAAGCTAAAAAACAAGGAGTGGCACTTCTGGTTTTGGGACAGAAAAAGAAGTCGATGACATGGCGTCTGGTAATGATGTGGGCAGGCAGTCGAATGACAGGTGGAGTAGTGGAATACTGTATCCAAAATGCTACCTGCATGGCTGTTGCAGTCAGAAGGAAAAGCAAAAAGCTTGGAGGTTATTTGATCACCACTAAACGCCACAAGGATTTCTGGCTCTTGGCTTGA
- the LOC105771389 gene encoding uncharacterized protein LOC105771389, which yields MRGKEAWKNLLRRCNSKGKFENVVFIDVDGDRFENVIIIDAPESVEENLQRSSGSKGGKHFFSPSVISIDDDETDKIDDPEIFVEPAGDLDSDASSRKSCPAPNFMKKSTGLDDDDDCSFIREKKPAFKLSKCKKTYAGKTPCGKRFGLSPDSEDSSSESDCSDCEVIEGSIGKLKEQWEKAFQRKRYNVRNGQSGSEDQTSASVSRNGTPGVGENRSQQYTGTSAFSGSSDSNIQKQKSPAFETNSDSYFDDTCLDRTERPFVGSEKKVGHENFSQSKYRPTAEAQFSHIEADVIFGRERFMEVPLSRDRNQEFSRAPSKFDPCQSDLQHENTVANEKEKLQSKEPLMSSPKSSEEKQVENDMNPVDVEVGTLFDESTSVKTPLDGIPVTSSKIYCDGDSSQNDETRIQQSFSIAEQSKINSMPNSEKCDESDALHDAIVSGEKDMIIDREKLKQTDQYKRAVEEEWASRQRELKIQAEEAQRLRKRKKAESMRVLDMERRQKQRLEEMRETQKKDEENMNIKEQLRMEVRKELSKLEISCIDMASLLRSLGIPVGGGSYPLSNEIHAAYKRALLRFHPDRASQTDIRQQVEAEEKFKLISRMKEKLLATSCH from the exons atgagAGGGAAAGAAGCCTGGAAGAACCTGCTGAGAAGATGCAACTCAAAAGGGAAATTTGAGAATGTTGTTTTCATTGACGTTGATGGTGATAGATTTGAGAATGTCATCATCATCGATGCTCCTGAGTCTGTGGAGGAAAATTTACAACGTTCTAGTGGATCAAAGGGAGGCAAGCATTTCTTTTCTCCCAGTGTAATTAGCATCGATGATGATGAAACTGATAAAATAGATGATCCCGAAATTTTTGTTGAACCTGCTGGTGACTTGGACAGTGATGCCTCCTCAAGAAAAAGTTGTCCTGCACCTAACTTCATGAAGAAATCTACAGGATTAGATGATGACGATGACTGCTCGTTCATCAGGGAAAAGAAACCTGCATTCAAACTATCAAAGTGCAAGAAAACATATGCTGGGAAGACTCCTTGTGGAAAACGTTTTGGTTTAAGTCCTGACTCTGAGGATAGCTCATCTGAAAGTGATTGTTCTGATTGTGAAGTTATTGAAGGTTCTATTGGAAAACTTAAAGAACAGTGGGAGAAAGCTTTCCAGAGAAAACGATATAATGTTAGAAACGGTCAATCTGGTTCAGAGGATCAGACGAGTGCCTCAGTATCACGCAATGGTACTCCTGGAGTTGGAGAAAATAGGAGTCAGCAATATACTGGAACCTCTGCATTCTCTGGTTCAAGTGATTCAAATATTCAGAAACAAAAGTCTCCTGCCTTTGAGACTAATAGTGATAGTTACTTTGATGATACTTGTCTCGATAGGACAGAAAGGCCTTTTGTAGGATCTGAGAAGAAAGTTGGTCATGAAAACTTTTCACAGTCAAAATATAGGCCAACTGCTGAAGCTCAGTTTTCTCATATTGAGGCTGATGTTATATTTGGAAGAGAAAGATTTATGGAAGTTCCTCTTTCAAGGGATAGAAATCAAGAGTTTTCTCGGGCACCCTCAAAATTTGACCCATGTCAAAGTGATTTGCAACATGAAAATACAGTTGCGAATGAAAAGGAGAAGCTACAATCCAAAGAACCATTGATGTCAAGTCCTAAATCATCAGAAGAAAAACAGGTTGAAAATGATATGAATCCTGTTGACGTTGAAGTTGGAACTCTTTTTGATGAATCCACTTCTGTTAAGACTCCATTAGATGGAATTCCAGTAACCAGTAGTAAGATTTATTGTGATGGGGACAGTTCTCAGAATGACGAAACTCGAATTCAGCAATCTTTTTCAATAGCCGAGCAATCAAAAATTAATTCTATGCCCAACAGTGAAAAATGTGATGAAAGTGATGCATTACATGATGCCATTGTTTCTGGTGAAAAGGATATGATTATTGACCGAGAAAAGCTCAAACAGACAGATCAATACAAGCGAGCTGTGGAAGAAGAATGGGCATCTAGGCAGCGAGAGTTAAAAATTCAG GCTGAAGAGGCTCAAAGATtgcgaaaaaggaaaaaagctGAAAGTATGCGTGTATTGGATATGGAGAGACGGCAAAAGCAACGTCTGGAGGAAATGAGAGAGACACAAAAGAAG GATGAGGAAAATATGAACATAAAGGAGCAACTAAGAATGGAAGTAAGGAAGGAGCTTAGTAAATTGGAAATATCATGCATCGATATGGCCTCATTGCTTCGTAGCTTGGGAATCCCTGTAGGTGGTGGTTCTTATCCCTTGTCCAATGAG ATTCATGCAGCTTATAAAAGAGCCTTGCTAAGATTTCATCCTGACCGAGCATCTCAAACTGATATTCGCCAGCAGGTTGAGGCGGAGGAAAAGTTTAAGCTTATTTCTCGCATGAAGGAGAAACTTTTAGCGACTTCATGTCACTGA
- the LOC105767510 gene encoding putative serine/threonine-protein kinase-like protein CCR3, which yields MKKNKHLVRLVRYCDEKDERLLVYECMKNGVVHDYLRDKNNVVKTSSLINSWKMRIKIALDAARGIEYLHNYAVPPIIHRDIKSSNILLDMNWTARVSDSRLSFMDPESDHNYKPMKAVGTVSYIDPEYYGLNVLTTKSDVYGLGVVMLELLTGKRAIFKNDDNGGTPISLVNYAVLAIMADELVKVLDQRVGPPELNETKAVELIAYTAMHCVNCEGKERPIIGDIVSNLERAFNVCDGSHGNISSGAFSFVSD from the coding sequence atgaagaaaaataaacatttggTTAGGCTTGTTAGGTATTgtgatgaaaaagatgaaaggcTTTTGGTTTATGAATGCATGAAAAATGGTGTTGTTCATGATTATTTACGTGATAAGAACAATGTTGTGAAAACTAGTAGTTTGATCAATTCTTGGAAAATGAGGATCAAAATCGCTTTGGATGCAGCTCGAGGGATTGAATATCTTCACAACTATGCAGTTCCACCTATAATCCATAGAGATATAAAGTCATCCAACATCTTACTTGATATGAATTGGACAGCAAGAGTTTCAGATTCCAGACTTTCATTCATGGATCCAGAATCCGACCACAATTACAAGCCGATGAAGGCCGTGGGAACAGTCAGCTACATAGACCCTGAGTACTATGGCTTAAATGTATTAACAACAAAGAGTGATGTTTATGGACTTGGAGTTGTAATGCTAGAACTACTTACAGGAAAGAGAGCTATATTCAAGAATGATGACAATGGTGGTACCCCAATAAGCTTAGTGAATTATGCAGTGCTTGCAATTATGGCAGATGAATTGGTTAAGGTCTTGGACCAAAGGGTTGGACCACCAGAGCTTAATGAAACTAAAGCAGTGGAACTAATTGCATATACTGCAATGCATTGTGTAAATTGTGAAGGTAAAGAAAGACCTATAATTGGTGACATTGTTTCTAATTTGGAAAGGGCATTCAATGTTTGTGATGGTAGCCATGGCAATATCTCTAGTGGtgcattttcatttgtttcagattga